From Juglans regia cultivar Chandler unplaced genomic scaffold, Walnut 2.0 Scaffold_157, whole genome shotgun sequence, the proteins below share one genomic window:
- the LOC118345157 gene encoding G-type lectin S-receptor-like serine/threonine-protein kinase LECRK3, with translation NSSILSLGSSLSPNTNPYWLSRSGQFAFGFYQKDDGFAIGIWLEKIQQKTVVWTANRDNPPLSRNVTLRLTNDGRFVFELEQGQQTVLNDALKPANSASMLDTGNFVLYNSDSTIVWQTFDSPTDTILPGQPLFKGNELVSSISETNHASGNFRLTMQEDGNLVQYPSFIPRKSEYAYWASNTRGAGESLSLDGNGQLFILNSTGFNIKNLNAQRNQSYNFPLYRLTLDFDGILRLYSHGLNQDDDDWSIEWSASSSRCDPIGLCGLNAYCTVQEQKAVCTCPPGFDFLDRGQHNLGCTRSSRTDSCTSKNGETVYILQELESVEWEDNPYSTLSLTKTNCRENCLKDCECVAALFKDEECRKQKFPLRFGREQRGNSGTTIIKVIFGSSEATQVSRGRMKQLGMGVLIGSSLLLIVIALSAFLILRYRRWSYKNVMSEVNEGFIEDVSLRAFTYSQLEVATNGFVEQLGRGSFGTVFKGVLSNGQRKIAVKRLEKVVAEGDVEFRNEMRSIGRTHHRNLVQLLGYCHDDSNRLLVYEYMSNGTLSNYLFKSQIKPNWEERIKISLNIARGIHYLHEECETHIIHCDLNPNNILMDEHGCAKIADFGLAKLLMPDHSRTITGIRGTRGYVAPEWHKNLPITVKADVYSFGVVFLVIICCRKSIDINAPEEEAILVNWIYDCFKTNKISKLVPEEVDQQSLERMIKIGLWCIEEDPAARPPIKRVVQMLEGTVEIPEPSCA, from the coding sequence AAATTCAAGCATTCTTAGTCTGGGCTCTTCCCTCTCTCCGAACACCAATCCATATTGGTTATCACGTTCTGGTCAGTTTGCTTTTGGCTTCTACCAGAAAGATGATGGCTTTGCCATAGGCATCTGGTTGGAAAAAATTCAGCAAAAAACAGTCGTATGGACAGCTAACCGGGACAACCCGCCGCTTTCAAGAAATGTCACTTTGCGTCTGACAAATGATGGCAGATTTGTCTTTGAACTAGAACAAGGCCAACAGACAGTTCTAAATGATGCTCTGAAGCCCGCTAACTCAGCTTCCATGCTCGATACTGGAAACTTTGTCCTCTACAATTCAGACTCAACCATCGTATGGCAGACTTTTGATTCTCCAACAGACACTATTTTACCTGGTCAACCTCTCTTCAAGGGGAACGAGCTTGTCTCCAGCATCTCTGAGACAAATCATGCAAGTGGAAACTTTCGACTGACAATGCAGGAGGATGGGAACCTGGTGCAATACCCATCATTCATTCCACGTAAATCAGAGTATGCTTACTGGGCTTCAAATACACGCGGAGCTGGAGAGTCTCTATCTCTTGATGGTAATGGTCAGCTTTTCATACTTAATTCAACCGGCTTCAATATCAAGAATTTAAACGCCCAAAGAAACCAGTCTTACAATTTTCCTTTATATCGTTTAACATTGGATTTTGACGGAATATTGCGGTTATATTCTCATGGCTTGaatcaagatgatgatgattggtCAATTGAATGGTCAGCTTCGAGCAGTAGATGTGATCCTATCGGTCTCTGTGGCCTAAATGCTTATTGTACTGTACAGGAACAAAAAGCTGTATGTACATGCCCTCCAGGTTTTGATTTCTTAGACCGAGGACAACATAATTTGGGCTGCACGAGAAGTTCCCGCACAGATAGTTGCACGAGCAAGAATGGAGAAACAGTTTATATTCTTCAGGAATTGGAAAGTGTTGAATGGGAAGACAACCCCTATTCTACTTTGTCATTGACCAAAACTAATTGCAGAGAGAATTGCTTGAAAGACTGCGAATGTGTAGCCGCGCTATTCAAAGATGAGGAGTGCAGAAAACAGAAGTTTCCGCTAAGATTCGGGAGAGAACAACGAGGTAATTCTGGTACTACCATAATTAAGGTGATATTTGGGAGTTCCGAAGCAACCCAGGTAAGCAGGGGAAGAATGAAACAACTGGGGATGGGCGTCTTAATTGGCAGTTCTCTACTTTTAATTGTGATAGCTCTTTCTGCATTTCTGATCTTGCGATACCGTCGTTGGTCGTACAAAAATGTTATGTCCGAAGTTAATGAAGGATTTATTGAGGATGTCTCTCTACGAGCATTTACTTACAGTCAACTCGAAGTTGCAACGAATGGCTTTGTCGAACAACTGGGAAGGGGCTCTTTTGGGACAGTTTTCAAGGGCGTTTTGTCAAATGGGCAGAGGAAAATTGCTGTCAAAAGACTTGAAAAAGTTGTGGCTGAAGGAGACGTAGAATTCAGGAACGAGATGAGGTCCATTGGAAGAACCCACCATAGAAACCTAGTCCAACTACTAGGTTACTGCCATGATGATTCGAATAGGCTTTTGGTTTACGAGTATATGAGCAATGGAACACTTTCTAACTaccttttcaaatcccaaataaAGCCAAACTGGGAAGAAAGAATTAAAATCTCTTTGAATATTGCTAGAGGGATCCACTACTTACACGAAGAATGCGAAACTCACATCATCCATTGTGACCTCAATCCCAACAACATATTAATGGATGAGCATGGGTGTGCAAAAATTGCAGATTTTGGATTGGCAAAGCTATTGATGCCAGACCATTCCAGGACTATAACTGGGATAAGAGGAACAAGAGGGTATGTTGCCCCTGAGTGGCACAAGAACTTGCCCATCACAGTAAAAGCAGATGTGTATAGTTTTGGAGTTGTGTTCTTGGTCATTATATGCTGTCGCAAGAGCATTGACATCAATGCTCCTGAAGAAGAGGCAATTCTTGTCAATTGGATCTATGATTGTTTCAAGACCAATAAAATAAGCAAGCTGGTACCTGAAGAAGTTGATCAGCAAAGCTTGGAGAGGATGATCAAAATTGGATTGTGGTGCATAGAAGAAGACCCAGCAGCTCGCCCTCCAATTAAGAGGGTGGTTCAGATGTTGGAAGGTACTGTAGAGATACCTGAACCTTCATGCGCTTGA